A single Amphiura filiformis chromosome 19, Afil_fr2py, whole genome shotgun sequence DNA region contains:
- the LOC140140348 gene encoding uncharacterized protein codes for MADFYCCKTQMHRQQKLTFLPFLVIFISFASGASFREEPMSKEVSVGESVTLHCAVDGNLEGVSVFWWNINASRALTDNTRIGARYLSQDQIDRYSITGDPSQGEFNFHISSATYADIATYSCRIWDGTLWQFSRQVNLNVVRVTPECTLQANLPVDVGNVIILSCRSYSTDPNVQLHWLSKGRLIQSLPNLSSTTLSVIQHTLTEQDYDVPFMCLQATEYQRKACQIVPLHRQISVIVRDQITTVYDGDVASFQCTTGFAKTSLTYSWFVDGVLQKESTDVLELSVQTSNNGTIVTCKVRDSVSGLSGENDATLLVIPRPSTTPTDPMTKNKATTVAETKPSGLVSNSEKTKTTAVIGGTIPQAASVDIRSNTEVPPLGEIGNPGADGSEKSSPSENTDFMTAVIIGSLLVGFLLVTLIVVVFMFLAWQSRQRRRDQGDGDNENAGSNPGNMPLGMLGVVTTDDEGYLTPLPRQMKDKQGGIKETNEDYAVLDLNDVEDAAYAIPNVTTSTTLSDTTPLSCTARPSQHSNKSPRPLTLTVEPKNPSSTPKPHTYMTRIEYNTDLNNMTIPVNTSPAVGPRHVDAERVSYMLGDDDYTEISDIAQESSSYQ; via the coding sequence ATGGCGGACTTCTATTGTTGCAAAACGCAAATGCATCGTCAGCAAAAGCTAACTTTTCTaccatttttagtgatttttataTCGTTTGCTTCTGGAGCTAGTTTTCGTGAAGAGCCAATGAGCAAAGAAGTATCAGTTGGCGAATCTGTGACTTTACACTGTGCCGTTGATGGGAACTTAGAAGGAGTGTCTGTATTTTGGTGGAATATAAACGCATCAAGAGCATTAACTGACAATACCCGCATCGGGGCTAGATATTTATCACAGGACCAGATTGACCGATATAGTATTACTGGTGATCCATCTCAAGGCGAATTTAACTTTCACATAAGTTCTGCGACTTATGCGGATATCGCGACATATTCGTGCCGAATTTGGGACGGTACATTGTGGCAGTTTTCGCGTCAGGTGAATTTGAATGTCGTGCGTGTGACACCCGAGTGTACATTGCAAGCAAACCTCCCCGTCGATGTCGGGAACGTCATAATACTATCCTGTCGTTCTTACAGCACGGATCCAAATGTTCAGCTACATTGGTTAAGTAAAGGTAGATTAATTCAAAGTCTACCCAATTTATCATCAACAACATTGTCGGTTATACAACACACCTTGACTGAACAAGACTACGATGTACCTTTTATGTGCCTTCAAGCTACTGAATATCAACGAAAAGCCTGCCAAATTGTACCCCTTCATAGACAGATATCTGTTATTGTGCGCGATCAAATAACCACCGTTTATGACGGGGATGTTGCCTCATTTCAATGCACCACAGGATTTGCCAAAACTTCGCTCACCTATTCGTGGTTTGTTGATGGGGTTCTACAAAAAGAATCAACAGATGTACTCGAGCTTAGTGTTCAGACCTCCAACAATGGAACTATAGTTACTTGTAAAGTTCGAGATTCTGTAAGTGGACTATCGGGAGAAAATGACGCCACGTTATTAGTCATACCTCGGCCATCGACAACACCGACGGACCCTATGACTAAAAACAAAGCTACAACTGTGGCAGAAACGAAACCGTCAGGTTTGGTATCAAATTCAGAGAAAACTAAAACTACAGCTGTCATTGGCGGCACAATTCCACAAGCAGCGAGTGTAGATATTAGGTCTAACACCGAAGTGCCGCCGCTTGGAGAGATCGGGAACCCCGGAGCAGACGGATCTGAAAAATCTTCACCATCAGAAAATACTGATTTTATGACGGCGGTTATAATTGGCTCTCTTCTTGTAGGATTCTTGTTGGTTACTTTAATCGTTGTGGTTTTCATGTTTTTGGCTTGGCAATCTCGACAAAGACGACGGGATCAAGGTGACGGTGATAACGAAAACGCTGGATCTAATCCTGGAAATATGCCATTAGGCATGCTAGGAGTCGTTACTACTGATGATGAAGGATATTTAACTCCCCTACCAAGACAAATGAAAGATAAACAAGGAGGTATTAAAGAGACTAATGAGGATTACGCAGTTTTGGATCTAAATGATGTTGAAGATGCTGCTTATGCTATACCAAATGTCACAACTTCTACAACTCTCTCCGATACCACGCCATTGTCGTGTACGGCACGACCGTCACAACACAGTAACAAGTCACCTCGGCCTCTAACATTAACAGTGGAGCCAAAAAACCCATCCTCTACTCCAAAACCTCACACCTATATGACACGGATAGAATATAATACTGATTTAAATAACATGACGATTCCTGTTAATACTTCTCCTGCTGTAGGTCCACGTCATGTCGACGCTGAACGTGTGTCATATATGTTGGGCGACGACGATTATACCGAAATTAGCGATATTGCTCAAGAATCGTCGTCGTACCAATAA